From Oenanthe melanoleuca isolate GR-GAL-2019-014 chromosome 18, OMel1.0, whole genome shotgun sequence, a single genomic window includes:
- the SPATA20 gene encoding spermatogenesis-associated protein 20 isoform X2, which yields MASVGTPSPPGVPRHTNRLIKEKSPYLLQHAHNPVDWYPWGQEAFDKAKTENKLIFLSVGYSTCHWCHVMEEESFKSKEIGEIMNEHFVCIKVDREERPDVDKVYMTFVQATSGGGGWPMSVWLTPDLKPFAGGTYFPPEDGVHRVGFRTVLLRIAEQWKENKDALLESSQRILVALQHTSEIRVQGQESPPPAKEVMDTCFQQLSRSYDEDYGGFSKSPKFPTPVNLNFLFTYWALHQTAPEGARALQMALHTLKMMAHGGIHDHIGQGFHRYSTDQHWHVPHFEKMLYDQGQLAAVYSRAFQISGDEFFADVVRDILLYVSRDLSDQAGGFYSAEDADSYPTTTSGEKREGAFCVWAAEELRALLPDPVEGATEETTLADVFMHHYGVEEAGNVDPMKDPHQELKGKNVLIARSSLELTAARFGLGRGQLSALLQECRQRLSSARAQRPRPHLDTKMLAAWNGLMISGFAQAGAALAEQEYVSRAAEAAAFLRTHLYDPNSGRLLRSCYRGKDNSVEQSAVPIQGFLEDYVFVIQALFDLYEASLEQGWLEWALHLQHMQDKLFWDPKGFAYFSTEAGDPSLLLRLKDDQDGAEPTPNSVTVTNLLRAACYSGHMDWVEKAGRILAAFSERLQKIPITLPEMARATAVFHHTLKQVVICGDPQGEDTKEMLRCVRSVFSPNKVLLVADGDSTGFLYHQLPFLASLERKEGKATAYICSNFTCSLPVTSVQELRGMLSP from the exons ATGGCCTCGGTGGGGACACCCAGCCCCCCCGGTGTCCCTCGTCACACCAACCGCCTGATTAAGGAGAAGTCCCCGTACCTCCTGCAGCATGCCCACAACCCTGTGGATTG GTACCCTTGGGGTCAGGAAGCCTTTGATAAAGCAAAGACAGAGAACAAGCTGATATTCCTGTCAG TTGGCTACTCCACCTGCCACTGGTGCCATGTCATGGAGGAGGAGTCCTTCAAGAGCAAGGAGATTGGGGAGATTATGAACGAGCACTTCGTGTGCATCAAAGTGGATCGTGAGGAGCGGCCAGACGTGGACAAAGTGTACATGACCTTTgtgcag gCCACCAGTGGTGGAGGTGGTTGGCCCATGAGTGTCTGGCTGACCCCAGACCTCAAGCCCTTTGCTGGGGGCACGTATTTCCCTCCTGAGGATGGAGTTCATCGTGTTGGTTTTCGGACTGTGCTGCTCCGGATCGCAGAGCAG TGGAAGGAGAACAAAGATGCCCTGTTGGAGAGTAGCCAGAGGATTCTGGTAGCATTGCAACACACATCAGAGATCcgtgtgcagggccaggagtcaCCCCCACCAGCCAAAGAGGTGATGGACAcctgtttccagcagctctccagatCCTATGATGAGGACTATGGTGGCTTTTCCAAATCCCCCAAGTTCCCCACCCCAG TGAATTTGAATTTCCTGTTCACGTACTGGGCCCTGCACCAAACAGCTCCAGAAGGTGCCCGGGCACTGCAGATGGCTCTGCACACCCTCAAGATGATGGCCCATGGGGGCATCCATGACCACATTGGCCAG GGGTTTCACCGCTACTCCACCGACCAGCACTGGCACGTCCCTCACTTTGAGAAGATGCTCTATGACCAGGgacagctggcagctgtgtACAGCAGAGCCTTCCAG ATCTCTGGTGATGAATTCTTTGCTGATGTTGTCCGAGACATTCTGCTCTATGTCTCACGGGACCTGAGTGACCAG GCAGGAGGTTTCTACAGTGCAGAAGATGCAGATTCCTACCCGACCACCACATCTGGAGAGAAGCGAGAAGGAGCTTTCTGTGTGTgggcagctgaggagctgcGGGCTCTCCTCCCTGACCCTGTCGAGGGGGCCACAGAGGAAACAACCTTGGCAGATGTCTTCATGCACCACTATGGAGTGGAAGAGGCTGGCAATGTGGACCCCATGAAG GACCCCCATCAGGAGCTGAAGGGGAAGAACGTCCTGATTGCCCgcagctccctggagctgaCAGCAGCCCGGTTcgggctggggcggggccagctgagtgccctgctgcaggaatgcCGGCAGAGACTGTCCTCAGCCCGGGCACAGCGGCCACGCCCTCACCTGGACACCAAGATGCTGGCAGCGTGGAATG ggctgaTGATCTCAGGCTttgcccaggctggggctgccctggctgagcaggaatatgtgagcagggctgcagaggcagctgcctTCCTGAGGACACACCTTTATGACCCCAACAGTGGGAGGCTGCTGCGGAGCTGCTACCGGGGCAAGGACAACTCAGTGGAGCAGAG tgctgtgcccatCCAGGGCTTCCTGGAGGACTATGTCTTTGTCATCCAGGCACTCTTTGACCTGTATGAAGCCTcgctggagcagggctggctggagtGGGCCCTTCATCTCCAGCACATGCAGGACAAGCTCTTCTGGGACCCTAAAGGCTTTGCTTATTTCTCCACTGAGGCTGGtgatccctccctgctgctgcgTCTCAAGGATG ACCAAGATGGAGCAGAGCCCACCCCTAActctgtcactgtcacaaaCCTGCTCCGAGCAGCTTGTTACTCTGGTCATATGGACTGGGTGGAGAAAGCTGGGAGGATCTTGGCTGCCTTCTCAGAGAGGCTGCAGAAGATCCCCATAACCCTGCCAGAGATGGCCCGGGCCACTGCTGTCTTCCACCACACCCTCAAACAG GTTGTCATCTGTGGGGACCCCCAAGGAGAAGACACCAAAGAGATGCTGCGCTGTGTCCGCTCTGTCTTCAGCCCAAACAAG gtgctgctggtcGCAGATGGAGACAGCACTGGGTTCCTGTACCACCAGCTGCCTTTCCTTGCATCCCTGGAGAGGAAGGAGGGCAAAGCCACTGCCTACATCTGCAGCAACTtcacctgctccctgcctgtcACCTCTGTCCAGGAGCTGCGTGGGATGCTCAGCCCCTGA
- the SPATA20 gene encoding spermatogenesis-associated protein 20 isoform X1, with the protein MLAPLRCARRHTFLTGIAAMASVGTPSPPGVPRHTNRLIKEKSPYLLQHAHNPVDWYPWGQEAFDKAKTENKLIFLSVGYSTCHWCHVMEEESFKSKEIGEIMNEHFVCIKVDREERPDVDKVYMTFVQATSGGGGWPMSVWLTPDLKPFAGGTYFPPEDGVHRVGFRTVLLRIAEQWKENKDALLESSQRILVALQHTSEIRVQGQESPPPAKEVMDTCFQQLSRSYDEDYGGFSKSPKFPTPVNLNFLFTYWALHQTAPEGARALQMALHTLKMMAHGGIHDHIGQGFHRYSTDQHWHVPHFEKMLYDQGQLAAVYSRAFQISGDEFFADVVRDILLYVSRDLSDQAGGFYSAEDADSYPTTTSGEKREGAFCVWAAEELRALLPDPVEGATEETTLADVFMHHYGVEEAGNVDPMKDPHQELKGKNVLIARSSLELTAARFGLGRGQLSALLQECRQRLSSARAQRPRPHLDTKMLAAWNGLMISGFAQAGAALAEQEYVSRAAEAAAFLRTHLYDPNSGRLLRSCYRGKDNSVEQSAVPIQGFLEDYVFVIQALFDLYEASLEQGWLEWALHLQHMQDKLFWDPKGFAYFSTEAGDPSLLLRLKDDQDGAEPTPNSVTVTNLLRAACYSGHMDWVEKAGRILAAFSERLQKIPITLPEMARATAVFHHTLKQVVICGDPQGEDTKEMLRCVRSVFSPNKVLLVADGDSTGFLYHQLPFLASLERKEGKATAYICSNFTCSLPVTSVQELRGMLSP; encoded by the exons ATGTTGGCGCCGCTGCGCTGCGCCCGCAG GCACACGTTTCTGACGGGGATCGCAGCCATGGCCTCGGTGGGGACACCCAGCCCCCCCGGTGTCCCTCGTCACACCAACCGCCTGATTAAGGAGAAGTCCCCGTACCTCCTGCAGCATGCCCACAACCCTGTGGATTG GTACCCTTGGGGTCAGGAAGCCTTTGATAAAGCAAAGACAGAGAACAAGCTGATATTCCTGTCAG TTGGCTACTCCACCTGCCACTGGTGCCATGTCATGGAGGAGGAGTCCTTCAAGAGCAAGGAGATTGGGGAGATTATGAACGAGCACTTCGTGTGCATCAAAGTGGATCGTGAGGAGCGGCCAGACGTGGACAAAGTGTACATGACCTTTgtgcag gCCACCAGTGGTGGAGGTGGTTGGCCCATGAGTGTCTGGCTGACCCCAGACCTCAAGCCCTTTGCTGGGGGCACGTATTTCCCTCCTGAGGATGGAGTTCATCGTGTTGGTTTTCGGACTGTGCTGCTCCGGATCGCAGAGCAG TGGAAGGAGAACAAAGATGCCCTGTTGGAGAGTAGCCAGAGGATTCTGGTAGCATTGCAACACACATCAGAGATCcgtgtgcagggccaggagtcaCCCCCACCAGCCAAAGAGGTGATGGACAcctgtttccagcagctctccagatCCTATGATGAGGACTATGGTGGCTTTTCCAAATCCCCCAAGTTCCCCACCCCAG TGAATTTGAATTTCCTGTTCACGTACTGGGCCCTGCACCAAACAGCTCCAGAAGGTGCCCGGGCACTGCAGATGGCTCTGCACACCCTCAAGATGATGGCCCATGGGGGCATCCATGACCACATTGGCCAG GGGTTTCACCGCTACTCCACCGACCAGCACTGGCACGTCCCTCACTTTGAGAAGATGCTCTATGACCAGGgacagctggcagctgtgtACAGCAGAGCCTTCCAG ATCTCTGGTGATGAATTCTTTGCTGATGTTGTCCGAGACATTCTGCTCTATGTCTCACGGGACCTGAGTGACCAG GCAGGAGGTTTCTACAGTGCAGAAGATGCAGATTCCTACCCGACCACCACATCTGGAGAGAAGCGAGAAGGAGCTTTCTGTGTGTgggcagctgaggagctgcGGGCTCTCCTCCCTGACCCTGTCGAGGGGGCCACAGAGGAAACAACCTTGGCAGATGTCTTCATGCACCACTATGGAGTGGAAGAGGCTGGCAATGTGGACCCCATGAAG GACCCCCATCAGGAGCTGAAGGGGAAGAACGTCCTGATTGCCCgcagctccctggagctgaCAGCAGCCCGGTTcgggctggggcggggccagctgagtgccctgctgcaggaatgcCGGCAGAGACTGTCCTCAGCCCGGGCACAGCGGCCACGCCCTCACCTGGACACCAAGATGCTGGCAGCGTGGAATG ggctgaTGATCTCAGGCTttgcccaggctggggctgccctggctgagcaggaatatgtgagcagggctgcagaggcagctgcctTCCTGAGGACACACCTTTATGACCCCAACAGTGGGAGGCTGCTGCGGAGCTGCTACCGGGGCAAGGACAACTCAGTGGAGCAGAG tgctgtgcccatCCAGGGCTTCCTGGAGGACTATGTCTTTGTCATCCAGGCACTCTTTGACCTGTATGAAGCCTcgctggagcagggctggctggagtGGGCCCTTCATCTCCAGCACATGCAGGACAAGCTCTTCTGGGACCCTAAAGGCTTTGCTTATTTCTCCACTGAGGCTGGtgatccctccctgctgctgcgTCTCAAGGATG ACCAAGATGGAGCAGAGCCCACCCCTAActctgtcactgtcacaaaCCTGCTCCGAGCAGCTTGTTACTCTGGTCATATGGACTGGGTGGAGAAAGCTGGGAGGATCTTGGCTGCCTTCTCAGAGAGGCTGCAGAAGATCCCCATAACCCTGCCAGAGATGGCCCGGGCCACTGCTGTCTTCCACCACACCCTCAAACAG GTTGTCATCTGTGGGGACCCCCAAGGAGAAGACACCAAAGAGATGCTGCGCTGTGTCCGCTCTGTCTTCAGCCCAAACAAG gtgctgctggtcGCAGATGGAGACAGCACTGGGTTCCTGTACCACCAGCTGCCTTTCCTTGCATCCCTGGAGAGGAAGGAGGGCAAAGCCACTGCCTACATCTGCAGCAACTtcacctgctccctgcctgtcACCTCTGTCCAGGAGCTGCGTGGGATGCTCAGCCCCTGA